GCCATATTGACCGGAGATGTGGTGACTGACGGCCCTGCTCTTAAAGGCTGGACGGATGTAGTCAGTATTTTCAATGAAACCAAAACACCTTTTATCGTGACTATGGGCAATCATGATGCGGAATACATGGCACGGGATGATATTTATGATTTTCTTTTGAAATCCCCCTATTATGTAGGAGCGAAAGGACCTGAAGATATTACGGGATGTGGCAATTGCATTATTCCGGTTTATGGTTCGGACAAGAAAGAAACGGTAGAAGCATTGCTTTACTGTATGGACTCTAATGACTATCAGCCGAACAAACTTTATGGTGCTTATGATTGGATTCACTTCAACCAGATACAATGGTACCGTAAACAGAGTGCGGGATTTACTGCCGCGAACAGTGGAAAGCCTGTGCCTGCACTGGCATTTTTCCATATTCCACTGATTGAATATAACGAAATCAGAGGCGATGGAAAAACTTATGGAAACGATAAGGAAGGCGGTGTTGCTGCAGCGAACATTAACTCGGGTATGTTTTCCTCGTTCCTCGATATGAAAGACGTGATGGGAGTATTTGTGGGACATGATCACGACAACGACTTTCTGGGAATAGATAAGGGGGTTGCGCTTGGCTATGGACGAGTGACCGGTACAGATGCGTATGGTTCATTGACAAGAGGAGCCCGTATCATCGAACTGTATGAAGGTCGGTTTAAGTTTGATACATGGATAACTACGCCTGCCGGTCGTGAAGCTTCTTATTATTATCCGTCGGGGCTGAATTCGAAAGAAGAACAGACCATGGCCTATCTGCCGGAAGTGAAAGTATCTTCCGAAAAAAACGGAGTAGCATATACTTACTATGAAGGAAAGTGTAAGCGTGTTGCGGATATAGAGGCTTGTAGCAAAGTAAAAGAAGGGGTAATGAAAAACTTTTCAATCAAAGAGGCTGCTGTTGCCGACCACTTTGCTTATGATTTCCGTACCTTAGTCAGGATTCCCGAAAGAGGAGTCTATCGTTTCTATACATACTCCGACGATGGTTCTAAACTTTATATAGACGGTAAATTGATTGTTGATAATGATGGCGGGCACAGTGCTCGCCGTGCCGAAGGGAAGGTAGCTCTTGAAAAGGGATTTCATGAGCTACGCTTGCTGTACTTTGAAAATTATATGGGGCAGGAATTAGAAGTAGGATATTCGGGCCGTAATATTCCGGAAACTATTTTGCCGGACAATATGCTATTCCTACCGGATTGATTCACCTATAATACAGTTCATCAACCGATGTTCTTTTCTGTATTCAATAGGAGATACTTTTTTCAAAGCTTTGAATTGGCGGGACAAGTTCTTGAAATTATTTATTCCGACTTGTTCCGCTACATCTGCGATAGGGGCGTCACTTGACAATAACAACTGTGCAAAACGCTCCATTCTAAGATTGAAGATGTATTTATGGATAGATTGTTTTGTAACCTGTTTGAAACGGATTTCCAATAAACGGCGTGACAGTGGGACTTGTCTGACAATGTCCGATACGGTTATTTCAGAAGCCAGATTCTGATGAATATATGTCAAAGCAGTATGAATATGTACATCGGTTGTCGAATAGAAATCTGTTGATTGCCGGTTTACAACATTCACCGGTTGTAGTACTACGTCCTGGCAGCTTCTTTCTTCATCATTTAATAAGCGGTCTATCAGTGCGGCGGCCTCAAATCCACCTCTCACAATGTTATGGTTGATGCTGGATAAAGGAGGATCAGAGAGATTGCATATAATATCGTCATTATCAACTCCTAATATGGCAATTTTGTCAGGTACTCTGATATTGTTTACCCGGCAGACTTCTGTTATGCGGTTTCCTTGATTGTCATCACAGGCCATGAGTGCTGTTGGTTTGGGCAATGATTCCAGCCACGTAAGTAAAGGAGGAGATTCAAAAAACCACAGGTCATCCAAAGATTGCTCCTGATAGACATAGAAATTATTGCCGAAACCATGGGTGGCTATGCATTCGTAGAAACCTTCACAACGTTCTTGTGACCATACGGCATCCCGGTAACCATAAAATGCGAAATTCTGAAACCCCTTGCTCAAGAAGAATTCAGCTGCCATTTTTCCTGTTGCCCGGTAGTTGCCGGTGATATTGGGAATATTGTTGAATCTTGATTTGTAGTCTTGTGCTAAAGCGATTATTCCGCTCTCGCGAAATATGTCTACATTGTCGTCATTGTCAAATCTTCCGATGATAGCGTCTGCTTGCCAAGCTTTCGCCCATTTTAACACTCCTTTTATGCCATAGATGTTTTTATAGGAAGGTGGCATTCGGCATACGACCCATGGATCGTGACTCTTTGAGTAGGCGAGGATACCCTTCAGCAAATTATACGAAAAGGTTTCTGTGAAGTCCGTTAATAATATCAGGCGAATCATGTTTGTCGGTTATATAAAAATGTTTATTTCTGATTACACAAATATAAGATTTCTATTTTTATATTCCTAACGAATGTCTGATATTCTATAATCTGCTGATAGAATAAATCATCTATTAATATTTGTTAGGAAAGCGAATTCCTTCGTTTCCCACATCCTGTGTGACGGTTTTCTTCTGATAACTCTTTTTTAGTGTCTAACTTTTCTTGCTTTTCGATATTCTTTTTTATATTTGCCTACGTTAATGAAGGAGATACGACAATTGAGAGATAAAATATTGATAGGATGCATATTGTGTCTGTTCTCTTTTATATCAAAGGGGGCAGCCAATAATTATATAATGAATCCTTATACCCATCAGGAAATCTCTGCCGACTCCATCATAGAACGTGTGATGACCTTTGCGCCTTTGTATGAAACGATAGTCAGCGATTATCGTGCGAACCTATATATAAAAGGTAAGATGGACATTCAGAAAAAGAATTTTATTCTCCGCTATGTACCTTCTATGTTTCGTTTGCAAAAGGGTGTTCGCGAATATCTGCTTGAAACATACAGTGACCTGCATTATACAGCTCCCAATATTTACGACCAAAAAGTAAAAGCCTCCCAAGGAACTGTGAGGGGAAACAGAGGATTGCCGGGTTTGCTTGAATACTTTAATGTAAATATCTACTCTTCTTCTTTGCTGAATGATGAACGCTTGCTATCACCACTGGCTAAAAACGGGCAGAAATATTATAAGTATCGGATAGACAGCGTAATGGGAGATCCTAACAATCTGGATTATCGGATACGTTTCATTCCCCGTACCAAGAGCGATCAGTTGGTGGGTGGTTATATGGTGGTCAGCAGTAACGTCTGGAGTGTTCGTGAAATTCGTTTTTCGGGAAGATCAGAACTGATAACATTTACCTGTTGGATTAAGATGGGAGATGTCGGCAAAAAGAATGAATTCCTGCCGGTGCGCTATGACGTAGAAGCTCTTTTCAAATTCCTCGGAAATAAGGTGGATGGTAATTATACAGCTTCTTTAGATTATAAATCCATCGAACTGAAAGAAAAAAAGGTACGTAAGAAAGAGAAGAGGAAATATAATCTTTCGGAATCTTTCTCTTTACAGTGTGATACGAATGCTTATAAGACGGACGCCTCTACCTTTGCTATCTTGCGTCCGATTCCTTTGAACGAAAGTGAGAAGAAACTATATTTCGACAATGCGCTTAGACGTGACACGGCTACTATACAAAAGCCATCCAAGAGTCAGGCCTTTTGGGGAACGATGGGTGATTTGATGGTAGAAGATTATAAATTCAATTTGTCCAATATCGGAAGCGTACGGTTTTCTCCGTTTATAAATCCGCTCTTATTCAGTTATAGCGGAAGCAACGGTTTGTCTTATCGACAGGATTTCCGCTACAACCGCCTTTTCAGAGGGGATAAATTACTTCGTATCGTGCCTAAACTCGGATACAACTTTACGCGTAAGGAGTTCTACTGGTCATTGAATGCCGACTTTGAATACTGGCCGCAGAAACGGGGATTCTTCCGGTTGAACGTGGGTAATGGTAATCGTATCTATAGCAGTAAGGTGTTGGACGAACTGAAAGCCATGCCGGATAGTATCTTTAATTTCGATTTAATTCATCTTGATTATTTCAAGGACTTGTATTTTAACTTCCGCCATACAGTTGAGGTGGTCAACGGACTGGATATCAGTCTGGGTTTCTCTGCCCATAAAAGAACAGCAGTAGAGCCTTCCCGTTTTGTGATTACCGGTGATTATCCGATGCCGCCTCCGGAGTTTATGGATAAATTCAAGAACACTTATATCAGTTTCGCTCCCCGCATCCGGATAGAGTGGACGCCGGGACTCTATTATTATATGAACGGAAAGCGGAAGATAAACTTGCATTCTATCTATCCAACCTTCTCGGTCGATTATGAACGGGGAATTAAAGGAGTATTTAAAAGTACGGGCGAATATGAAAGAATAGAGTTTGACCTTCAGCATCAAATCCGGATGGGATTGATGCGTAATATTTATTATCGTTTCGGATTCGGAGCATTCACCAATCAGGATGAGTTGTATTTTGTGGACTTTGCCAATTTCTCCCGCCATAATCTTCCCGTAGGCTGGAATGATGAAATCGGCGGAGTATTTCAGGTGCTTGACTCACGTTGGTATAACTCCTCCCGTCGTTATGTGCGGGGACATTTCACTTACGAAGCTCCGTTCCTTATTCTCCGGCATCTGATGAAGTACACCCGTTATGTGCAAAACGAGCGTATTTATATCAGTGCACTTTCTATGCCGCATCTTCAGCCTTATCTGGAAGTCGGATATGGCATCGGTACGCATATTTTCGACGTGGGAGTCTTCGTAAGCAGCGAAAACTGGAAATTCGGAGGAATAGGCTGTAAGTTCACGTTTGAGTTGTTCAACCGATAGTTTTTCTCTTTCCGGTTGTTTTATCGAAAGATTATACTTATCTTTGTATAAGAGAGGATGAGGGCCGAATTTAGCATCAAAGAGGTGTAGTCGCCTCGTAAGCACAGGTATTTTTCCTAGAAAATAAATTCTAAGGTATAAATACCTAAATTTATTTTAGTAAATAACTCATCCTCTCTTCTCTTTGTTTATATACATAATACAAAATGGACGGAATTCTAATAACGATATTTATTGTCACTGGTTTCCTGATTTATAAGATGATTTCCTCAAGCAGGAAACAAGAGGGGTATAAAAGATGGAAAGCGACAGACGGTAGTAAGGAAGAAAAGACGACTAAAGTAAAATGGGGGCATGGAACTTGGCTTAGGCATGCTTTGGGAGCGACAGTTCCAAGAACACAGTATGTTCAAAAGTATGATGAATCGGCTGTCGTCTGGTGTGCCAATCTGTTGGGAATAGAAACGGGACAGTTGAAGGAAATACTGCAAAATGTTTCTGCGCATTACCGGGAGTTTTGGATGAGAAAAAGAAAAGGAGGGTATCGTATGATCTCTGCTCCTAACAAAAAATTGCAATCCATTCAAACGACTATTAATTCTCGTATATTATCATCTGTAACAATGATTCATCCGGCAGCGGTAGGTTTCCGGAACGGTTATTCTGTGGTCGACAATGCCAATCCTCATTTGGGAAAACGGTATGTGTTGAAAATGGATATTCATGATTTTTTCTTTTCTATACGGAGTCCGAGAGTGAAAAAGACATTTGAGAAGATCGGTTATCCGGAAAATGTATCTAAAGTATTGGGAACGTTGTGTTGTTTGCACAGACACTTGCCGCAGGGAGCACCTACAAGTCCGTCATTAAGTAATATCGTTGGTTATGAGATGGATAGGAAATTGACAGCTTTGGCGGCGGAATACGGATTGACTTATACCCGGTATGCCGATGACTTGACTTTTTCGGGAGATGTATTTCCCAAAGAGCAGATTATTCCCCGTATCAAACAAATCATTCGTGATGAGAAATTCGAACCGAATCATAAAAAGACCCGTTTCGTCAATGAGCATGGCAAAAAGATTATCACGGGAGTGTCCATCTCTTCCGGTGTGAAACTGACTATCCCTAAAGCTAGAAAGAGGGAAATCCGGAAGAATGTCTATTTCATTCTGACAAAAGGTTTGGCAGAACATCAGCGACGGATTGGTTCGAGTGATCCTGTCTATCTGAAACGGTTGATTGGAGAGCTTTGCTATTGGCGGTCAATAGAACCGGACAATATCTATGTATCCGATTCTATTGCTGCCCTGAAACGTTTGGAGAAAGGGAATTAATCTAAATTTCTGTCACCTGAGTCTACCATTTAATCCACAATCGTAACCCGTTCGTTTTCAATTTTGGCATAATTTCTTTTTACGGCTTCGCGAATACCTCTTTGCATGGCAGCGTCTATGTTTGATCCCATGCGGGCAAAGCCAAATTGTTGTGCACATGCTTTTATCAAATCTGCCACAGGCAGGCTGATGGAGTCTGTCAACAGTTGTCGGATGGCATTGGCTATCTCTTCAGGAGCTATATCTGTCGCTTCCCGGTCGGAAACCGGACGATAAATAGAGTAGGAGATGCATTGCTCTCTATTTTCCCAGCAGAAAACAAGTCCTTCATGTTCGGTGCGATAGATATTCAGTGTATCTAAAGCCGTCTCTATCCGTGTTTCTACCCGTGTTCCCAAGCGACTGATTCCCCATTCGGACAGAATTTTCTTGCAAAGCAATGATTTGCTGACCGGAGCTTCATTCTCTATAATCTTCCGTATTTGAGAAGTGAGGATAGAATAGCTTTCGCTAAAGAAAAAGTCTTCCGGCGAATAGTTGCCTGGAGTGATCTTTGCCGATCGGTACTTTTGCTGTATTCTGTCTCGTGCGGAAGATGCGGAAGCAGTTTGCTTTTCAGAGGTGACAGGTGATGCTTTGAGTACAAATGAAATTTCATTGTTATTTCTTTGTGCGGTCGGTGTTTTGTCCACAGATTCTTTCTCGGCTGTCATTAGGGCAGGATCAATTCCGAAGGTAGTCTTGGCGTTAACCTTTGAACTCTTTTTCCGTGCGATAGCCTCTTGAATAGCTGCCATTACTTCGTCCGGTTTTTCCCACCAGTCCATAGTCCATATCCGGTAGATATCCCATCCGAGTGCTTTTAGTACATTGTTTTGTACAATTTCCCGGTCACGTGCGGTTTTGGTACGTTTATAGTTTTTGCCATCGCAGATAATACCTAATTGATAGTTAGATGTATTTTCGGTGTCAACGATACCTATATCTATTTTGTAACCGGAACATCCGATGTCTGTATGCACAGTGTACCCCAATGAAC
The Bacteroides luhongzhouii DNA segment above includes these coding regions:
- a CDS encoding DUF5686 family protein; this encodes MKEIRQLRDKILIGCILCLFSFISKGAANNYIMNPYTHQEISADSIIERVMTFAPLYETIVSDYRANLYIKGKMDIQKKNFILRYVPSMFRLQKGVREYLLETYSDLHYTAPNIYDQKVKASQGTVRGNRGLPGLLEYFNVNIYSSSLLNDERLLSPLAKNGQKYYKYRIDSVMGDPNNLDYRIRFIPRTKSDQLVGGYMVVSSNVWSVREIRFSGRSELITFTCWIKMGDVGKKNEFLPVRYDVEALFKFLGNKVDGNYTASLDYKSIELKEKKVRKKEKRKYNLSESFSLQCDTNAYKTDASTFAILRPIPLNESEKKLYFDNALRRDTATIQKPSKSQAFWGTMGDLMVEDYKFNLSNIGSVRFSPFINPLLFSYSGSNGLSYRQDFRYNRLFRGDKLLRIVPKLGYNFTRKEFYWSLNADFEYWPQKRGFFRLNVGNGNRIYSSKVLDELKAMPDSIFNFDLIHLDYFKDLYFNFRHTVEVVNGLDISLGFSAHKRTAVEPSRFVITGDYPMPPPEFMDKFKNTYISFAPRIRIEWTPGLYYYMNGKRKINLHSIYPTFSVDYERGIKGVFKSTGEYERIEFDLQHQIRMGLMRNIYYRFGFGAFTNQDELYFVDFANFSRHNLPVGWNDEIGGVFQVLDSRWYNSSRRYVRGHFTYEAPFLILRHLMKYTRYVQNERIYISALSMPHLQPYLEVGYGIGTHIFDVGVFVSSENWKFGGIGCKFTFELFNR
- a CDS encoding xylose operon transcription regulator XylR, with the translated sequence MIRLILLTDFTETFSYNLLKGILAYSKSHDPWVVCRMPPSYKNIYGIKGVLKWAKAWQADAIIGRFDNDDNVDIFRESGIIALAQDYKSRFNNIPNITGNYRATGKMAAEFFLSKGFQNFAFYGYRDAVWSQERCEGFYECIATHGFGNNFYVYQEQSLDDLWFFESPPLLTWLESLPKPTALMACDDNQGNRITEVCRVNNIRVPDKIAILGVDNDDIICNLSDPPLSSINHNIVRGGFEAAALIDRLLNDEERSCQDVVLQPVNVVNRQSTDFYSTTDVHIHTALTYIHQNLASEITVSDIVRQVPLSRRLLEIRFKQVTKQSIHKYIFNLRMERFAQLLLSSDAPIADVAEQVGINNFKNLSRQFKALKKVSPIEYRKEHRLMNCIIGESIR
- a CDS encoding retron St85 family RNA-directed DNA polymerase, translated to MDGILITIFIVTGFLIYKMISSSRKQEGYKRWKATDGSKEEKTTKVKWGHGTWLRHALGATVPRTQYVQKYDESAVVWCANLLGIETGQLKEILQNVSAHYREFWMRKRKGGYRMISAPNKKLQSIQTTINSRILSSVTMIHPAAVGFRNGYSVVDNANPHLGKRYVLKMDIHDFFFSIRSPRVKKTFEKIGYPENVSKVLGTLCCLHRHLPQGAPTSPSLSNIVGYEMDRKLTALAAEYGLTYTRYADDLTFSGDVFPKEQIIPRIKQIIRDEKFEPNHKKTRFVNEHGKKIITGVSISSGVKLTIPKARKREIRKNVYFILTKGLAEHQRRIGSSDPVYLKRLIGELCYWRSIEPDNIYVSDSIAALKRLEKGN
- a CDS encoding PA14 domain-containing protein, which produces MKKKITFLFLWMCTLLPALLSAQAPNRFAFRDGKFVIAQFTDLHWTPESPKCAETAATIRTVLASEHPDLAILTGDVVTDGPALKGWTDVVSIFNETKTPFIVTMGNHDAEYMARDDIYDFLLKSPYYVGAKGPEDITGCGNCIIPVYGSDKKETVEALLYCMDSNDYQPNKLYGAYDWIHFNQIQWYRKQSAGFTAANSGKPVPALAFFHIPLIEYNEIRGDGKTYGNDKEGGVAAANINSGMFSSFLDMKDVMGVFVGHDHDNDFLGIDKGVALGYGRVTGTDAYGSLTRGARIIELYEGRFKFDTWITTPAGREASYYYPSGLNSKEEQTMAYLPEVKVSSEKNGVAYTYYEGKCKRVADIEACSKVKEGVMKNFSIKEAAVADHFAYDFRTLVRIPERGVYRFYTYSDDGSKLYIDGKLIVDNDGGHSARRAEGKVALEKGFHELRLLYFENYMGQELEVGYSGRNIPETILPDNMLFLPD